Within Tenebrio molitor chromosome 3, icTenMoli1.1, whole genome shotgun sequence, the genomic segment aaaacatgatatacaagggtgtatttttaaaatataccgaaattttacctacgaggttgtaggataacgtagaaaactaaaagcaattaaaaaaaaatgtagctcaaaaaataaatgtcattttattttttgacatagaattttttaaatatttttttccgagttctacatgaagccagtagctcgtgattaaaatatctgcacaactttcaaaatcaccctgtatttctatttttatatTGCAGAATATGAAATTTTGTGCCGTTTTAAATTCAACCGAAATGGacttttaatttacaaaaatgccATGAATTTGACATAGATCGTCATCTTATCATCAtctattgttttttaaatctattccGTATTTGTCAATACATCAAGATAATAAACTATGAGCAACTTCCTAACATTTCATAGTCTGGTACTTCATACTTATTGTTgttccaaatatttttcaatcgGCTATTTAATCTTTCATCAAAATTTACTTGAGACTATGTTATCAgtgaatttttgtattaaatggGAACAAAATGTCGTTGCGTGCTGTTTTCTGTCGAAGATTTTACGTGTGCGTCCCTTTTTTCCACTAAAGTTcaagagaaaaagaaaaatgagtgTCTTCAACGTTATCTCAGATGAAGTTAGCATTATTTATTGCAAGTTACAAATGTTACCACCTTTTTTGAACATTGTCAGTTTATGTCAGCGCTTcgttttttcaacaaaatttccAGGTAATAtaaccacaaaaaatttttcgttgtAGTTGTTAAATCCTTCACAACCAAGTACTTTTTAAGAGCGCTTTAGAGATTTCGTAAGAAGTTCCAAGTGATTTTAGATTTAGTTATTAGCACAGCATTATGTAACTTGGAAGGTATCGGATTGTTCGAATGTATCGTTGTCTCGCTTAAGAGGTCACTGGCTTTGTTTTCGGTGTTGCCCTCTAGACATCAAGGTGTTGTATTCTTTGCAATAAATCTGCATTCCGTCGTTCCTCCGATATCTTATCCGCGCGTATGCCAATCTGAGCCGAAATCTAAAAAAGCACTCTGTTCCATTGCAGAAAATAAAGGACGAAGGCCCTCCACCAGTAGCAGTCTCGAACTCGGTTATTCTCACACCGCCCAAAATTCTGCAGTCAGCGATGCCACATGTATAGAATTAGATACACGGGAACCAGTTTACACATCCGGTCCGGCACCAAGTAGCCATACCAGCGGCGTCTACACTCTCACTTCTAGCGACCAATACACGCTGAGCTCCAGCGACCAATATGCGACACAGAGCGACCAAGTGGACGGCGTCTTCAGGAACAGATCCAACTCGAACGTCAGCAACTCGGGTTCCTTCCACGGGGACGGCAGCGACCCCACCGACAACAAGCAGGCCCTGCTCTCTGCCGAAGAGTTGTCCGATCTGATAGTGGGCCGTTATCCTTCTTGCAAGAGCGTCAGTCACACCCTAGATTCTGATTCTGATTATGTGACGCTGCCCTCGTCGTACCAAGGGTACATTCCGGTACCGCCGAAGAGGATAGACAGCGCCGAGCAGAGGTTTAGGCCGCCTCCTCCACCGTACGGAGCTCAACTAACCAAATTGCCAATCACCGAACCTGCAGATTTCGACGATCAGAGCTTCATGTCGGAGATTTCGATGAGGGAGCCTCCGCCGTACCCGGACAATCCGACTCCGGTACCTCCTCCGGTCTATCCCTCCGAAGAAGCTGCCGCCAGGTTTATTACGACGCGTTCTCCTAGTATTTTGACGGCGCACGCGAGCAGCGTGGGGGCGTCATCGTCACCCAGCTACTCGACTCCGAGTTCGGTACCACCCATCCCTCCCAAAATCCCAAGAGGAGTACCTCCGATAAATACGATAATCGCCCCCAACAACTATCTGGACGTCGCCGCAAGTAAAGCTAGTGTTTTGGTGCCTTGTACTTTCCTCCCTCCGCCGCCGCCAGCCCCGCGACAACCACCACCACCTCCCCCAGCTCTCGCCACGGTCTACACCAGTCAACTGTCGCGGTCCCAGATCGAACAGTATAAACAGCAAATGTACAGCGACGTGGATTTCGTGATGTTCCCGCTGAAAGAGCCGGCGATCAGCAAACAGGAATATTTGGAGGCGAAGTTGGCGGCGTTGGTTCAGGCCCAGCCGGTATTTTACCGAAGCACTTCGTATCTGGGTCGTTACGCGTCGAGCCAGAATCTGTCCGACACTTACGTGCAGTTGCCCGTTTACGGTGCCGCGAGTATCTCGTCGACGGGCAGTCTggagccgccgccgccgcccctGCCGCCGAATCGTCCGGGGCGGTTCATGCGGACGCGCTCGGACGACAACATCTTGAATTCGTTGGAAACGCCCCAGCCGCCCACGTTTAGGCGGAGGttaccgccgccgccgcctcgACCCGCTCTGGAGAAGAGGAAGGAGGTGAAAAGTGTAAGTGAGACGAAAACGGAAGTTTGTAGTGGCGAGAAGGGGACCGCTCTAGATATTCGTACTCTAAGAGAGAAAAGCAAGAAAATGGACTTGCCGCTGATATCCGCGTTGTG encodes:
- the ex gene encoding protein expanded isoform X2, yielding MHLAGLALQADLGDRTDSTTFRPEDYVPPNLRGPAALRTIQVLHRSHRALSKTEARSRFITEACQLEEPVNAHVFRLRASKSEQAPGSILLAVCAKGLKVCPDNNPPSIFLWSSIGKLSFERKKFEIRTGHEKLTLYTSSDEKSRLLLALCKAAHLFSMAVAPRLNEARREEEEKQRWDCDQRISVISSTSSNTTSGIVSDRVHSEDELEIMITSPPAPSTESLALAHLLDSAPASSRTSAASATAALSALSLKEEEEEVSKPACSESSAKTASGKCAGSQCSSSCSTVVVTPVQNKNKGRRPSTSSSLELGYSHTAQNSAVSDATCIELDTREPVYTSGPAPSSHTSGVYTLTSSDQYTLSSSDQYATQSDQVDGVFRNRSNSNVSNSGSFHGDGSDPTDNKQALLSAEELSDLIVGRYPSCKSVSHTLDSDSDYVTLPSSYQGYIPVPPKRIDSAEQRFRPPPPPYGAQLTKLPITEPADFDDQSFMSEISMREPPPYPDNPTPVPPPVYPSEEAAARFITTRSPSILTAHASSVGASSSPSYSTPSSVPPIPPKIPRGVPPINTIIAPNNYLDVAASKASVLVPCTFLPPPPPAPRQPPPPPPALATVYTSQLSRSQIEQYKQQMYSDVDFVMFPLKEPAISKQEYLEAKLAALVQAQPVFYRSTSYLGRYASSQNLSDTYVQLPVYGAASISSTGSLEPPPPPLPPNRPGRFMRTRSDDNILNSLETPQPPTFRRRLPPPPPRPALEKRKEVKSVSETKTEVCSGEKGTALDIRTLREKSKKMDLPLISALCNDRSLIKQTKAFVMPKHPGEVTPRSLSSTRTKYPVSGLSSTRINKTTRKMPSISHRHPGDKLPEIPRATPNNYVTDPHAKHKTMQSHS